A DNA window from Leptolyngbya sp. KIOST-1 contains the following coding sequences:
- a CDS encoding alpha-D-glucose phosphate-specific phosphoglucomutase — MSIQTRSTQSYSDQKPGTSGLRKKVKVFQQPNYLENFVQSIFDSLEGYQNQTLVVGGDGRYYNREAIQTILKMAAANGFGRVLVGQGGILSTPAASCVIRKNKAFGGIILSASHNPGGPDEDFGIKYNTGNGGPAPEGITDAIYDRSKSITEYKILDASDIDLDRVATHSLGHTTVEVIDSVSDYGALMETLFDFGQIKQLLSGGNFRFCMDSLHAVTGPYAKALFERRLNAPAGTVVNGEPLEDFGGGHPDPNLVYAHDLVETMFGDNAPDFGAASDGDGDRNMILGNNFFVTPSDSLAILAANATLVPGYRNGLTGIARSMPTSQAPDRVAEKLGIDCFETPTGWKFFGNLLDAGKATLCGEESFGTGSNHIREKDGLWAVLFWLNILAVKGQSVEEIVKEHWGTYGRNYYSRHDYEGVASDRANTLMDNLRQGLSSMPGKTFGPYTVDYADDFAYTDPVDGSVAKNQGVRIGFTDGSRIVFRLSGTGTSGATLRLYVERYEPDPAKHNQDTQAALADLIALADEIAQIKTLTGRDQPTVIT, encoded by the coding sequence ATGAGTATTCAAACCCGTTCTACGCAGTCCTACAGTGACCAAAAGCCCGGCACCTCGGGGTTACGCAAAAAAGTTAAGGTTTTTCAGCAGCCCAACTACCTAGAAAACTTCGTTCAGTCGATTTTTGACAGTCTGGAGGGCTACCAAAATCAGACCCTGGTGGTGGGCGGTGACGGCCGCTACTACAACCGCGAAGCCATTCAAACTATTCTCAAAATGGCGGCGGCCAACGGCTTTGGCCGGGTGCTGGTGGGCCAGGGCGGCATTCTCTCCACCCCGGCAGCCTCTTGCGTGATTCGCAAAAATAAGGCCTTTGGCGGCATCATTCTCTCGGCCAGCCACAACCCCGGCGGCCCCGACGAAGACTTCGGCATTAAGTACAACACCGGCAACGGCGGCCCCGCCCCGGAGGGCATCACCGACGCCATCTACGATCGCAGCAAGAGCATCACCGAATACAAGATTCTTGACGCCTCAGACATCGACCTCGATCGCGTCGCCACCCACAGCCTGGGCCACACCACCGTCGAGGTGATCGACTCGGTCAGCGACTATGGGGCGCTGATGGAAACCCTGTTTGACTTTGGCCAGATCAAGCAGCTGCTCTCCGGCGGCAACTTCCGCTTCTGCATGGACTCGCTGCACGCCGTGACTGGCCCCTACGCCAAGGCCCTGTTTGAGCGCAGGCTGAATGCTCCGGCGGGCACCGTGGTCAACGGCGAACCCCTGGAGGACTTTGGCGGCGGCCACCCCGACCCCAACCTGGTCTACGCCCACGACCTGGTGGAAACCATGTTTGGCGACAATGCGCCCGACTTTGGCGCTGCTTCGGACGGGGACGGCGATCGCAACATGATCTTGGGCAACAATTTCTTTGTCACCCCCAGTGACAGCCTGGCGATTCTGGCTGCCAACGCAACCCTGGTGCCGGGCTACCGCAATGGTCTGACGGGGATCGCCCGCTCGATGCCCACTAGCCAGGCCCCCGATCGCGTGGCCGAAAAGCTGGGCATCGACTGCTTTGAGACCCCCACCGGCTGGAAGTTCTTTGGTAACCTGCTGGACGCAGGTAAGGCCACCCTCTGCGGCGAAGAGAGCTTTGGTACCGGCTCTAACCACATCCGCGAAAAAGATGGGCTGTGGGCGGTGCTGTTCTGGCTGAATATTCTGGCGGTGAAGGGCCAATCCGTTGAGGAAATCGTCAAAGAACACTGGGGCACCTACGGGCGCAACTACTACTCGCGCCACGACTACGAGGGGGTGGCGAGCGATCGCGCCAACACCCTGATGGACAATCTGCGCCAGGGGCTAAGCTCGATGCCCGGCAAGACCTTCGGCCCCTACACCGTTGACTACGCCGACGACTTTGCCTACACCGACCCGGTGGACGGCAGTGTGGCCAAAAACCAGGGCGTGCGAATTGGCTTTACCGACGGCTCGCGGATTGTCTTTCGCCTGTCGGGCACCGGTACCTCGGGCGCGACCCTGCGGCTGTACGTCGAGCGCTACGAGCCCGACCCCGCCAAGCACAACCAGGACACTCAAGCCGCCCTGGCGGATTTAATCGCATTGGCTGACGAGATTGCCCAGATTAAAACCCTCACCGGGCGCGATCAGCCCACGGTGATCACCTAA
- a CDS encoding DNA-3-methyladenine glycosylase, translating into MSHLNKPAPGGNVKLCNQPEPVAPTWLARSSLEVAPDLLGCRLVRRWADGRQLVATIVETEAYTEGDPACHAYRRETPRNRVMFGPPGFSYVYLIYGMYHCFNVVTDGDRIPSAVLIRAVELDAIPPWLAGYRTEKPIRWGAGPGKLCQLLEIDRSLTDLPLTPASGLWLGHREPDWQRRLDVGDIAFTQTTRIGLTQGADLPWRWYVSESKAVSKR; encoded by the coding sequence TTGAGTCATCTTAACAAGCCTGCCCCAGGGGGCAATGTAAAGCTTTGTAACCAGCCTGAACCTGTTGCCCCGACCTGGCTGGCGCGATCGTCTTTGGAGGTGGCTCCCGACCTGCTGGGCTGTCGGCTGGTGCGGCGCTGGGCCGACGGTCGTCAGCTTGTCGCCACCATTGTCGAAACCGAGGCCTATACCGAGGGTGACCCCGCCTGCCACGCCTACCGCCGCGAAACGCCCCGCAATCGGGTCATGTTTGGTCCCCCCGGCTTTAGCTATGTGTACCTGATCTACGGCATGTACCACTGCTTCAATGTGGTGACGGATGGCGATCGCATCCCCAGCGCCGTCCTCATTCGCGCCGTCGAACTCGACGCGATTCCCCCCTGGTTAGCGGGCTACCGAACGGAGAAACCCATCCGCTGGGGGGCTGGCCCCGGCAAGCTGTGCCAGCTCTTAGAGATCGATCGCAGCCTTACCGACCTGCCCCTGACCCCGGCTAGCGGCCTGTGGCTGGGGCATCGCGAGCCTGACTGGCAGCGGCGGCTCGATGTGGGAGATATCGCCTTCACTCAAACTACCCGCATTGGCCTTACCCAGGGGGCTGACCTGCCCTGGCGCTGGTACGTCAGCGAGTCTAAAGCGGTTTCGAAGCGGTGA
- a CDS encoding MBL fold metallo-hydrolase, with the protein MSNLVCFPFGAGHGQEGLCLELRMGPRRIVLDCGLRDLTTLEAARSRIETADLLFCSHAHSDHARGIWDFSQRFPQVPIYGSEVTAQLLPLNWLGQTVPPHLCQALPWQTPISLADDLTVQIWPAGHLPGAACALFTYHSPQRPYTVFFTGDFFMSNSRLVDGLPLEALRSLKPDVLIIEGSAGTARHPHRRQQENLLASTLYSLVQRGRSVLLPTPTLGIGQELVMLLRSHHQFTGQDITVWVDETVAAGCDLYLELMPSFPSSVQNFARHQPLFWDERILPRVRRLGEDGCPDGEGPCILIAHREADLSDHCRISPQPWTVLLPDSFATVMADTLLATSPDPSPTLGWLQSLVPELESERVQIDTYQLTTHSDRVGTTQLIHNLRPQHVAFVHGKPTYLADLAGLEELQTRYQLHLPSAGNEVEFPIGDRFIQPAAPEPIFEGEITEVDDSVLLLLPEALTTDPRWAALADTGLVQARWQGSELVIKGLTQRDLMRTVSSSDAPWQSPSCQTCRYQREGRCRSADSPLSGLQVSPEGVCPAFEARPVRPADDEASA; encoded by the coding sequence GTGAGTAATCTGGTCTGCTTTCCGTTTGGTGCGGGTCACGGCCAAGAAGGGCTGTGCCTGGAGTTGCGCATGGGGCCCCGGCGCATTGTGCTGGACTGTGGGCTGCGCGACCTGACGACCCTGGAGGCGGCCAGATCCCGCATCGAAACCGCCGATCTGCTCTTTTGCAGCCACGCCCACAGCGACCACGCTCGCGGCATTTGGGACTTTAGCCAGCGGTTTCCCCAGGTACCCATCTACGGCAGCGAAGTCACGGCCCAGCTGCTGCCGCTCAACTGGCTGGGCCAAACCGTGCCCCCCCATCTGTGCCAGGCGCTGCCCTGGCAAACCCCCATCAGCCTGGCCGATGACCTGACGGTGCAGATCTGGCCAGCGGGCCACCTGCCGGGGGCCGCTTGCGCCCTGTTTACCTACCATTCGCCCCAGCGCCCCTACACGGTGTTTTTTACGGGCGATTTTTTTATGTCCAACTCGCGGCTGGTGGATGGCCTGCCCCTGGAGGCGCTGCGAAGCCTCAAGCCCGACGTGCTGATCATTGAGGGCAGCGCCGGTACCGCCCGCCACCCCCACCGCCGCCAGCAGGAAAATTTGCTGGCCAGCACCCTTTATAGCCTGGTGCAGCGGGGGCGATCGGTGCTCCTGCCCACGCCCACCCTGGGCATTGGCCAGGAACTGGTGATGCTGCTGCGTAGCCACCACCAGTTCACCGGGCAGGACATCACGGTCTGGGTGGATGAAACCGTAGCGGCGGGCTGCGACCTGTACCTAGAGCTGATGCCGTCCTTTCCCAGCAGCGTGCAAAACTTTGCCCGCCACCAGCCGCTGTTTTGGGACGAGCGGATTTTGCCCCGCGTGCGGCGGCTGGGGGAAGACGGCTGCCCCGACGGGGAAGGTCCCTGCATTCTGATTGCCCACCGGGAGGCTGACCTCAGCGACCATTGCCGCATCTCACCCCAACCCTGGACGGTGCTGCTGCCCGATTCCTTTGCCACCGTGATGGCCGATACCCTGCTGGCCACTAGCCCCGACCCCAGCCCTACCCTGGGCTGGCTGCAAAGCCTGGTGCCAGAGCTAGAGTCGGAGCGGGTGCAGATTGACACCTACCAGCTCACCACCCACAGCGATCGCGTCGGCACCACCCAGCTGATCCACAACCTCAGGCCCCAGCACGTGGCCTTTGTCCACGGCAAACCTACCTACCTGGCCGACCTGGCAGGCCTGGAAGAACTGCAAACCCGCTACCAGCTTCACCTGCCCTCCGCCGGCAACGAGGTGGAGTTTCCTATCGGCGATCGCTTCATTCAGCCCGCCGCCCCCGAACCGATCTTTGAAGGCGAAATCACCGAGGTTGACGACAGCGTGCTGCTGCTGCTGCCGGAGGCCCTCACCACCGACCCCCGCTGGGCCGCCCTGGCCGACACTGGCCTGGTACAGGCCCGCTGGCAGGGCAGCGAACTGGTGATCAAAGGCCTCACCCAGCGCGATCTGATGCGCACCGTTTCCAGTAGCGACGCCCCCTGGCAATCGCCCAGCTGCCAAACCTGCCGCTACCAGCGCGAAGGCCGCTGCCGCAGCGCCGACTCACCCCTCTCCGGGCTTCAGGTCAGCCCGGAGGGGGTTTGTCCAGCCTTTGAGGCCCGCCCGGTTCGGCCCGCGGATGATGAGGCGTCGGCGTAA
- a CDS encoding PPC domain-containing DNA-binding protein — translation METYCLRVAPGQDLKQELQAFAQTQALEAGVILMGLGSLTQASLRFAAESEARAIAGPLELVSLSGTLSRHGTHLHGSVADAQGRVYGGHIMPGCLIRTTAEIAVANLPHLRLHRQLDPVTGYLELVVDPLP, via the coding sequence ATGGAAACTTACTGCCTGCGTGTCGCCCCTGGCCAGGATCTCAAGCAAGAATTACAGGCGTTTGCCCAGACCCAGGCGCTAGAGGCGGGTGTGATTCTTATGGGCTTGGGTAGTTTGACCCAGGCATCGCTGCGGTTCGCGGCAGAGTCGGAGGCAAGGGCGATCGCTGGGCCACTGGAGCTAGTTTCCCTCAGCGGTACGCTGTCGCGGCACGGCACGCACCTGCACGGGTCTGTGGCCGATGCCCAGGGCCGAGTCTACGGGGGCCACATCATGCCGGGCTGCTTGATTCGCACGACGGCGGAAATTGCCGTGGCCAACCTGCCCCACCTGCGCCTGCACCGCCAGCTAGATCCAGTCACCGGCTACCTGGAACTAGTCGTTGATCCATTGCCTTGA
- a CDS encoding ISAs1 family transposase gives MCSAQPLSPLIEHFQSLDDPRCSHLVEHRLLDIIGLTLCAVICGADSWVDIAAYGRAKEAWLRGFLSLPHGIPSHDTIARLFAALDSAAFQSCFVAWVKAVAHLGSSEQIAIDGKTLRHSYDRGGGKGAIHMVSAWANEQRLVLAQVKVDEKSNEITAIPELLKVLDLQGCLVTIDAMGTQTAIAHQIIEGRGDYILSLKGNQGNIHEDVEQVFTWARQQDFKDISHEFHQTITPGHGRIDIRRHWLLDGVEHLINAERWVGLKRVGLVEAERRILGQPPTIEQRYYLVSFDGDVQRFAQGVRSHWGIENQLHWVLDVAFHEDASRIRKDHAPANLAVVRHIALNLLRQDTFAKGGIKAKRLQAGWDNDYLIRLLSS, from the coding sequence ATGTGTTCTGCCCAGCCCCTATCGCCGTTAATCGAGCATTTTCAGTCATTAGACGACCCTCGCTGTAGCCACTTGGTTGAGCATCGATTGCTCGATATCATCGGGCTCACGCTTTGTGCGGTGATCTGTGGAGCCGATAGCTGGGTAGATATTGCGGCCTATGGCCGTGCCAAAGAAGCTTGGCTGCGCGGTTTTCTGAGCCTACCCCACGGAATTCCCTCCCACGACACCATCGCCCGATTGTTTGCAGCCTTAGACTCCGCCGCCTTTCAGAGTTGCTTTGTCGCGTGGGTCAAGGCCGTCGCCCACCTCGGCTCAAGCGAACAGATAGCCATTGACGGCAAGACATTGCGCCACTCCTATGACCGAGGGGGCGGCAAGGGAGCCATCCATATGGTGAGTGCTTGGGCCAATGAGCAGCGGTTGGTACTAGCCCAGGTCAAGGTGGATGAGAAATCCAACGAGATCACTGCGATTCCAGAGCTTCTGAAGGTTCTGGACCTCCAGGGATGCCTAGTCACCATTGATGCCATGGGCACTCAAACCGCCATTGCTCACCAGATTATCGAAGGCCGTGGCGACTACATCTTGAGCCTTAAAGGCAATCAGGGCAACATTCACGAGGATGTCGAGCAGGTGTTTACCTGGGCGCGGCAGCAGGACTTTAAGGACATCTCCCACGAGTTTCATCAGACCATCACCCCTGGGCACGGGCGCATCGACATCCGCCGCCACTGGTTGCTCGATGGGGTCGAGCACCTCATCAACGCTGAGCGCTGGGTTGGCTTAAAACGCGTTGGCCTCGTGGAGGCTGAACGCCGTATCCTCGGTCAACCCCCGACCATTGAGCAGCGCTACTATCTCGTTAGTTTTGACGGCGATGTCCAACGCTTTGCCCAAGGGGTGCGCAGCCACTGGGGTATTGAAAACCAGCTCCACTGGGTGCTCGATGTCGCCTTCCACGAAGATGCCTCTCGAATTCGTAAAGACCACGCCCCCGCTAATCTGGCCGTCGTCCGTCACATCGCCCTCAATCTGCTGCGTCAGGACACTTTTGCCAAAGGGGGTATCAAGGCTAAACGCTTGCAAGCAGGATGGGATAATGACTACCTAATTCGGCTACTCTCCTCCTGA
- a CDS encoding HNH endonuclease signature motif containing protein, whose amino-acid sequence MAKPSLSSQQKRAVTQRASGCCEYCLCQAKYSPDPFSIEHIIPQSKGGSDDLENLALPGLQQPQVCADRSL is encoded by the coding sequence ATGGCTAAACCTTCGTTGAGTTCGCAGCAGAAACGAGCTGTTACCCAACGGGCTTCTGGGTGCTGTGAGTACTGTCTTTGCCAAGCCAAATATTCTCCAGACCCCTTTTCCATTGAGCACATCATTCCTCAATCCAAGGGCGGCAGCGACGATTTGGAGAATTTAGCGTTGCCAGGGCTGCAACAACCGCAAGTATGTGCAGACCGAAGCCTATGA
- the era gene encoding GTPase Era has protein sequence MTDTFDPVGYSAIPTPPEGFKSGFVGIVGRPNVGKSTLMNALVGQKVAITSPTAQTTRNRLRGILTNDQAQIIFVDTPGIHKPHHELGKILVKNARMAIDSVDATLFVVDGSAEAGRGDQFVAELLAHSSGPVILGMNKVDQQPEDPEAIAPLDASYQTLADAHGWPLVKFSALHETSLDTLLATLIDQLDPGPYYYPPDLVTDQPERFIMGELIREQILLNTREEVPHSVAIAVDRVEEDTNITRILATIHVERESQKGILIGKKGSMLKTIGSDARQQIQKLVMGQVYLELFVKVVPKWRQSRSRLEDFGYRVEE, from the coding sequence ATGACCGACACCTTTGACCCGGTTGGCTACAGCGCCATTCCCACCCCGCCGGAGGGGTTTAAGTCCGGGTTTGTGGGGATTGTGGGCCGCCCCAACGTGGGCAAATCGACCCTGATGAACGCCCTGGTGGGCCAGAAGGTGGCGATTACCTCCCCCACCGCCCAGACCACCCGCAACCGCCTGCGCGGCATTTTGACTAACGACCAGGCGCAGATTATTTTTGTCGATACCCCCGGCATCCACAAGCCCCACCACGAGTTGGGCAAGATTTTGGTCAAAAACGCCCGCATGGCGATCGACTCAGTCGATGCCACCCTGTTTGTGGTCGATGGCAGCGCCGAGGCGGGGCGGGGCGACCAGTTTGTGGCCGAGCTGCTCGCCCACAGCAGCGGCCCGGTGATTTTGGGCATGAACAAAGTGGACCAGCAGCCGGAGGATCCGGAGGCGATCGCCCCCCTCGACGCCAGCTACCAGACCCTGGCCGATGCCCACGGCTGGCCCCTGGTCAAGTTCTCGGCCCTGCACGAAACCAGCCTCGACACCCTGCTGGCAACCCTGATCGACCAGCTCGACCCCGGCCCCTACTACTACCCGCCCGATCTGGTCACCGACCAGCCCGAGCGCTTCATCATGGGCGAACTGATCCGCGAGCAAATTTTGCTGAATACGCGGGAGGAGGTGCCCCACTCGGTGGCGATCGCCGTGGACCGAGTGGAGGAAGACACCAACATCACCCGCATTCTCGCCACTATCCACGTCGAGCGCGAGTCGCAAAAGGGCATTTTGATCGGCAAAAAGGGCAGCATGCTGAAGACCATCGGCTCCGACGCCCGCCAGCAAATTCAAAAGCTGGTCATGGGCCAGGTCTACCTGGAGCTATTCGTCAAAGTCGTACCCAAATGGCGACAGTCCCGCAGCCGCCTCGAAGACTTTGGCTACCGGGTCGAGGAGTAG
- a CDS encoding secondary thiamine-phosphate synthase enzyme YjbQ translates to MTPNTATTRHHQQVLTLRSRGKSLQRFTAEVNEVVRASGVETGLCTVFLRHTSASLIIQENADPDVLVDLENFLAQLVPEGNHYVHSTEGPDDMPAHIRTVLTHTSETIPVTNGRLALGTWQGIYLWEHRARGAAREVVVHVMGY, encoded by the coding sequence ATGACACCCAACACCGCCACCACTCGCCATCACCAGCAGGTGCTTACCCTGCGATCGCGGGGCAAATCCCTCCAGCGGTTTACCGCTGAAGTCAACGAAGTGGTGCGCGCCTCTGGCGTTGAGACCGGTCTGTGCACGGTGTTTTTGCGCCACACCTCCGCCAGCCTGATCATCCAGGAAAACGCTGACCCGGATGTGCTGGTGGACCTGGAGAACTTTCTGGCCCAGCTGGTGCCCGAGGGCAACCACTACGTGCACAGCACCGAGGGCCCCGACGACATGCCCGCCCACATCCGCACGGTGCTGACCCACACCAGCGAAACCATCCCGGTGACGAACGGGCGGCTGGCCCTGGGCACCTGGCAGGGCATTTACCTCTGGGAACACCGGGCGCGGGGGGCAGCCCGTGAGGTCGTGGTCCACGTCATGGGCTACTAG
- a CDS encoding alr0857 family protein yields the protein MLKLTYSDADLLVEQLDLTVEAMVAQRSIVALRAGQPLVVQPGYGAFALPADLPEVATLKTLAQGAIDIAPCDTDWLEVTLRGTWLAENATSAEGILVAELGDALEQQLVALWQRSLTWAAAPCSQGR from the coding sequence ATGTTGAAGTTGACCTATTCCGATGCCGATTTATTGGTTGAACAGTTAGATCTCACCGTAGAAGCGATGGTAGCCCAGCGCAGTATTGTGGCCCTGCGGGCCGGACAGCCCCTGGTGGTGCAGCCTGGCTATGGGGCCTTTGCCCTGCCCGCCGACCTGCCCGAGGTGGCGACGCTAAAAACCCTTGCCCAGGGCGCGATTGACATTGCCCCCTGCGACACCGACTGGCTCGAAGTCACCCTGCGAGGCACCTGGCTGGCGGAGAATGCCACCAGCGCCGAGGGGATTTTGGTGGCCGAACTGGGCGATGCCCTGGAGCAACAGCTCGTTGCCCTGTGGCAGCGCAGCCTCACCTGGGCCGCGGCCCCCTGCTCCCAGGGGCGCTAA
- the trxA gene encoding thioredoxin, translating to MTMADDATYLTLTADNFEAEVVQSDVPVLVDFWAAWCGPCRIMNPIVEELAETFAGRAKVAKLNVDEEDALALQYHVMAIPTLIFFQKGERVDTIEGVVAKDDLVARLEALVTANSAA from the coding sequence TTGACCATGGCTGACGATGCAACTTACCTCACCCTGACTGCTGACAACTTTGAGGCGGAGGTGGTGCAAAGCGATGTGCCGGTGCTGGTAGATTTTTGGGCCGCCTGGTGTGGCCCCTGCCGGATCATGAATCCCATCGTCGAAGAGCTGGCCGAAACCTTTGCTGGACGGGCCAAGGTCGCTAAGCTCAACGTTGATGAAGAAGATGCCCTGGCCCTCCAGTACCACGTGATGGCCATCCCCACCCTGATTTTCTTTCAGAAGGGCGAACGGGTGGACACCATAGAAGGCGTCGTCGCCAAGGATGACCTGGTAGCGAGGCTAGAGGCGCTGGTGACCGCCAACTCGGCAGCCTAG
- a CDS encoding DUF4870 domain-containing protein yields MNQLDSNPESRMWAMLAHLSALSGFVIPFGNILGPLIIWLMKRDEMSFVADQGKEALNFNISMTIYMLVSGVLIFVLIGIALVFVLAIVWLVLLILAAIKANEGVVYRYPLTLRLVK; encoded by the coding sequence ATGAACCAGCTCGACTCCAACCCAGAATCACGCATGTGGGCTATGCTGGCCCACCTCAGCGCCCTGTCCGGCTTTGTGATTCCCTTCGGCAATATTCTTGGTCCCCTGATCATTTGGCTGATGAAGCGCGATGAGATGTCCTTTGTGGCCGATCAGGGCAAAGAAGCGCTCAACTTCAATATCTCGATGACCATCTACATGCTGGTGTCGGGGGTCTTGATCTTTGTGCTGATCGGGATTGCGCTCGTTTTTGTGCTGGCCATAGTCTGGCTGGTGCTGCTGATCCTGGCGGCGATTAAGGCCAACGAAGGGGTGGTCTATCGCTACCCCCTGACCCTCCGGCTGGTGAAGTAG
- the rpmF gene encoding 50S ribosomal protein L32 — protein MAVPKKKTSKQKRDQRRATWKRTAALQAQKAMSLGKSVLTGRSTSFVYPNDEEDDEE, from the coding sequence ATGGCGGTTCCCAAGAAGAAAACCTCCAAGCAAAAGCGCGATCAGCGCCGCGCCACCTGGAAGCGCACCGCAGCGCTACAGGCTCAAAAAGCAATGTCCCTGGGCAAGTCCGTGCTAACTGGGCGGTCCACCAGCTTTGTCTACCCCAACGATGAAGAGGACGACGAGGAGTAA